CCGCATCGGGCCGCTCACGCCGGAAACCGGGGGGCTCGCACCCGACGCCTTCGGGGTTCGCGGGCAATATGCCGCGGCGATCATGCGCAAGACAAGCGGCCAGTTCGCGTCGCGCTGGGGCCAGATATTGCTTCGCCGCGCCCTCGCATCGGCGATCGATACCCCGGCGACGATCAATGGCGCCGATCTGGCGGCCGAGCGAGCGTCGCTGCTGCTGCGCATGGGCGAATCGATTACCGCGCGGCGGATCGTTCAGTCGGTCGACTATGACCGCGCGAGCCCGCGACTCGTCGCCGCGGCGCAGCAGGTCTATCTCGCCAACGCCGATCCGGCGGGCATGTGCCCCTATGTGCCGGCGGGGCTCGCACATGGCGACGAGCAGGCGTGGCGCCTTTCGGCCGCGATTTGCGCAGGTTTGTCGGGCGAGGCCGGGCCCGCCGGCTGGGCCGTCAGCCGCGTGCGGTCGAGCGGCAGGATCTCGAACTTCGACATATTGCTCGCCGAACGTGTGCTCGGCGCGACCGGCGCGGGACGGCGGTCGACGACGATCGAATGGGACAATATCGACCGGCTGACGAGCTGGCGCTTCGGCATGGCGACCGCGACCGCGATCGAGGTTCCCGAGGCGCTGCGGACTTCGGCGCCATACTATATGAAGGGCTGGACGGTTCTCGCGCCGATGACCGACATGGCGAACCGCGTTGCCGCGGCGCCCGAGGCGGCGGCGCGAGGCGTGCTGTCGAGCGAGGCCTATGTATCGCTGCTGAGCGCCGCAGCGAGCGAGGAAGAGCCCGCCGAAGCGCTGGCGGCGCAAACCGATCAGCTTCGCGGCGCCTTTTCGCTCGCCACCGGCGCCGAGCGCTATGCCGCGATGGAGCAGCTGTGGGGCGCGGGCGGTAGCGCGCCGCAAAGCTATGCCGCGATGGTCGCGACCGCGCGCGCGGCGGCCGCGCTTTCGCCCGGTACCGAGACCGGGGGCGATCCGTGGCGGCTTCTGGGGTCGATGCTCGCGGGCGGTTACGACGCGAATGCGCTCGCTTGGGTTCCGACCGTTTCGGTGGGCAGCCGGGCGTGGGGCGTGCTCGCGGTCGGCTCGCCGCGCGCGCTCAGCGGGATGAGCGCGGGCGCCGTCGAGCGGTTTTCGGACGATGACGACAGCGCCGACACGTTACGATCGAAATTCCTGCTCGCGGGGCTTGCCGGTCTCGGGCGGCTCGATGCCGATGCGGCGGCTTCGGCAGCGGGCGATCTGGAAGTCGACCTGGGCCGGCAAACGCGCTGGTCGCGCGCGATCATGACGGCAGCCGAGCGGCGTGAGCCGGGCATGGTGGCGCTGCTCGCGGCGGCGGGGATGCAGGGCGAATGGTCGAAAGTGCCGCCCTATCATCTCTATTATATCGTCCGCGCGCTGCGCGAAGTGGGCCTCGACGCCGAAGCACGCATGATCGCTGCCGAAGCAGTGGTGCGTGTCTGACGCCGCTTTAATCGGCCGCTTTCTGGAAATGATGGCGGCCGAGCGCGGGGCGTCGCGCAACACGCTGGCGGCCTATCGCCGCGACCTCGAACAGGCGGCCGAGTGGATCAAAGGTCCGCTCGGCGATGCCGATTCTGCGGCGTTGCGCAAATTGATGGCGGATTACCAGTCGCTTGCCGCAAGCAGCGCGGCGCGCAAATTGTCGGCGCTGCGGCAGTTCTTCGCCTTCCTGCTGGACGAGGGCGAGCGGGCGGACAATCCGGCGCTCGACATTGCGCGTCCTGCGACGCGGCGGCCGCTGCCCCGCATCCTGACGCACCCCGATGTCGAGCGGCTGTTCGAGCAAGCGGGGGAGGAGGCCGGTGGCGAGGCGCCGCCCGCAAGCGCAGTGCGGATGCTGCTATTGCTCGAACTTCTTTATGGATCGGGGCTCCGCGCGAGCGAACTCGTATCGCTCCCGCGCCGCGCCGTGGCGGGCGAGCGCGAATATCTGATCATCCGCGGCAAGGGCGACAAGGAACGGCTGGTGCCTTTGTCCGAACGCGCGCGCGCCGCATTCGATCGCTGGCTACCTTTGCTCGCCGACGGGTCGCCCTGGCTCTTCCCGTCGGGCAAGGCGCATATCTCGCGCGTTCGGCTGTTCCAGATGCTGCGCGAACTCGCCGCGCGTGCGGGGATCGACCCGACCGCGATCAGCCCACATGTGCTGCGCCATGCCTTCGCGACCCATTTGCTGGAGGGCGGCGCCGATCTGCGCGCGCTGCAATTGATGCTCGGCCATGCCGACATCGCGACGACCGAAATTTACACGCATGTCGACAGTCGCCGCCTCGTCGAGCTCGTCAACAAGCGGCATCCGCTTGCCCGCATGGAC
This DNA window, taken from Sphingopyxis sp. PAMC25046, encodes the following:
- a CDS encoding tyrosine recombinase; the protein is MMAAERGASRNTLAAYRRDLEQAAEWIKGPLGDADSAALRKLMADYQSLAASSAARKLSALRQFFAFLLDEGERADNPALDIARPATRRPLPRILTHPDVERLFEQAGEEAGGEAPPASAVRMLLLLELLYGSGLRASELVSLPRRAVAGEREYLIIRGKGDKERLVPLSERARAAFDRWLPLLADGSPWLFPSGKAHISRVRLFQMLRELAARAGIDPTAISPHVLRHAFATHLLEGGADLRALQLMLGHADIATTEIYTHVDSRRLVELVNKRHPLARMDGVDLETPSS